In Micromonospora purpureochromogenes, a single window of DNA contains:
- the murJ gene encoding murein biosynthesis integral membrane protein MurJ, translating into MTRPAPLAGAGRVAGAAALIAVLTVVSRLAGFGRTAVFTWTLAPTDLGGAYVVANAVPNFIFEIVAGGALASLVVPLLAGAVAAGDRRAVAATTGALLTWTVTLLVPLAVLVALAAGPIVGLLGDGLSVAQQHSGERMLRLFAPQLPLYGIGIVLTGVLQAHRRFAWPVIAPLLSSVTVITVYLAFTAVEGRLATVAEVSSAGELILAGGTTAGVVVLSLSLLVPLRRLDLRLRPGYGFPADARARVGGLAVAGAVTVTTQQIALIVSLNQVTYGAATNPGVYNLAQTVYLLPWAVLAVPLAVAAYPTLAAARAAADEDAYRRTLAPAVRGVLIFSSLGAAALVGVATPIGYFFFPAQTAPAAAAAIAGFAPGLLGYGLFAVLTRALYARGETRTATWATALGWLSVPAAALLLGAALPLRDRVLAVTLANSLGMLLLGGLLLAAVARSAGRAALTGAGRAATAGVLAAALAAPAGALTARWLADLADGTPTTPEALVQGMLSGAVVGVVFLGVAYLADRPDVRPLLGGVARRLRPRRRGSGPPGPAQEGGRPERDDGKETVSR; encoded by the coding sequence GTGACCAGACCGGCACCCCTCGCCGGCGCCGGCCGTGTGGCCGGGGCGGCCGCCCTCATCGCCGTCCTCACCGTGGTCAGCCGCCTGGCCGGCTTCGGTCGTACCGCCGTGTTCACCTGGACGCTGGCCCCGACCGACCTCGGCGGCGCGTACGTGGTGGCCAACGCCGTACCCAACTTCATCTTCGAGATCGTCGCCGGTGGGGCGCTGGCCAGCCTGGTCGTACCGCTGCTGGCCGGCGCGGTCGCGGCCGGCGACCGGCGGGCGGTGGCCGCCACCACCGGCGCGCTGCTCACCTGGACGGTCACTCTGCTGGTGCCCCTCGCGGTGCTGGTGGCGCTGGCCGCCGGGCCGATCGTCGGACTGCTCGGCGACGGTCTGAGCGTCGCCCAGCAGCACAGCGGCGAGCGGATGCTGCGGTTGTTCGCGCCGCAGCTGCCGCTCTACGGCATCGGCATCGTGTTGACCGGCGTGCTCCAGGCGCACCGGCGGTTCGCCTGGCCGGTGATCGCTCCGCTGCTCAGCAGCGTCACCGTGATCACGGTCTACCTCGCGTTCACCGCCGTCGAGGGGCGGCTGGCCACCGTCGCCGAGGTCAGTAGCGCGGGGGAGCTGATCCTGGCCGGTGGCACCACCGCCGGGGTGGTGGTGCTGTCGCTGTCGCTGCTGGTCCCGCTGCGCCGCCTCGACCTGCGGCTGCGCCCCGGGTACGGCTTCCCGGCCGACGCCCGGGCCCGGGTCGGTGGGCTGGCGGTGGCCGGCGCGGTGACCGTCACCACCCAGCAGATCGCGCTGATCGTCAGCCTCAACCAGGTCACCTACGGCGCGGCGACCAACCCCGGCGTGTACAACCTCGCCCAGACCGTCTACCTGCTGCCCTGGGCGGTGCTCGCGGTGCCGCTGGCGGTCGCCGCGTACCCGACGCTGGCCGCGGCCCGGGCCGCCGCCGACGAGGACGCCTACCGGCGGACCCTCGCCCCCGCCGTGCGGGGCGTGCTGATCTTCAGCAGCCTCGGCGCCGCCGCCCTGGTCGGCGTGGCGACGCCCATCGGGTACTTCTTCTTCCCGGCGCAGACCGCGCCGGCCGCCGCCGCCGCGATCGCCGGGTTCGCCCCCGGGCTGCTCGGCTACGGCCTCTTCGCGGTGCTCACCCGCGCCCTCTACGCCCGGGGCGAGACCCGGACTGCGACCTGGGCCACCGCACTCGGCTGGCTGTCGGTGCCGGCCGCCGCGCTGCTGCTGGGGGCGGCGCTGCCGCTGCGCGACCGGGTGCTGGCCGTGACCCTGGCCAACTCGCTGGGAATGCTGCTCCTCGGCGGCCTGCTGCTGGCCGCGGTGGCCCGCTCGGCCGGCCGGGCGGCCCTGACCGGCGCGGGTCGCGCCGCCACCGCCGGCGTGCTCGCCGCCGCGCTCGCCGCGCCCGCCGGCGCGCTCACCGCCCGGTGGCTCGCCGACCTCGCCGACGGCACCCCGACGACACCGGAGGCACTCGTTCAGGGCATGCTGTCCGGGGCCGTGGTGGGCGTGGTGTTCCTCGGCGTCGCCTACCTGGCCGACCGGCCGGACGTCCGGCCGCTGCTCGGCGGCGTGGCCCGCCGGCTCCGCCCGCGACGGCGCGGCTCGGGGCCGCCCGGCCCGGCGCAGGAGGGCGGCCGGCCGGAACGGGATGACGGGAAGGAGACGGTGTCCCGGTGA